The Macadamia integrifolia cultivar HAES 741 chromosome 3, SCU_Mint_v3, whole genome shotgun sequence genome segment CGGTTCAATTGGCCTCTAACCAGGTTTTGGTGAAGATTCAATCAACAATTAATCCTGGTTGTTCACTTAAAGTTGTACACGTGTCGATCACTAAGGGGGCATTATACAGAATTgcacaagatgagaatttcagacgatttttatccactGCTGCCCTGTTTCTGGCGGTAGTTGCAGTCCCAAACAAGGGGATTGAGCTCCCTCACCCTTAAGCTGCTTGGACTAAGACCTTGGTCGAGAGCTCCCTACCTATAGGTGATCAAAACCCAAGAGTATTACCTCCAAGAATAGTTCTGAACTGAGAGATCGAACTcaggttcagatctggtttggCAGGTCACCGCCAGATCTGAGTTGCAGATGCTTGGACCTTCGTTGCTTGCTGTTTGGGATGCTTTCCTGTCGGAATCACGAGACCTGAAGATCTCCAAGCTTCGACTATAATTTTTTGGACTGAAACGATGAACTTGGAAGACCTTCCACTACCGCCTGATTCTCCTCTTGCCGCTGTCATTGTGTTCCATTGTGTCCGAAGGTTGAAGATGCACAATCTTCTTATTTACAAACAAATCAATTGCTGAAGTTTCACATGAggtcatatttttttgttattttcaccAAAGACCCTTCTCTCTGaagttttgttttaaaattttccttagtCTAAAATTAATTTCAGAACCACCCCTTTATCCTAATTTTAATTCCTGTTAAGTCCTCTGTCAATTACTTCACTCTAAAAGGCTCCTAAATTGTttttgaaattacaagaatacccctcaaccattacattgagcttcttagtcattcttgtgggccctaagtgatccgatttcagtcaTTGGGATCTGGATCCGCATTAGGGGGGGGGGACTTTGTTCTGGTATTAATAGAAGATATCAGGAAGATTGTACATAATGTCTGATCCTTCTAAGGAGCCTTGGAGGTTTGTACATCTCATCAGATTCATTTGTCACCTTGCATCTAGACTGGATTAGTCCTGTCAATGGAATCCAATTGTGGTTAATGAGCTCTCCAATTGTATGTCTAAGCAAGAGGTTGTTCATCCTAGGAATCATTATTGAAGTAGTATTCCATTTTCCCCACCCTTTTTTTGTCCTCTCCAGTTGTTGTGGCTTTCATTCTTTTGGAGgtttattgtatttttgttcTCTTGATCTTTGAATATCTGTTACTtaaaaaggcaaagaaaaaagaagaaattgaagatcTGTTGCATCAAAATGTTACTGTTTGAATTGTTTGATGACCAAGTTGTGGTTGGTAGCTGGTAAGTATATACTAACCCAATTAGGAAATTACTCAATTTTAGTATGGCTGTCTTTTCTATTCTAGTCTTGTATGGGCTCATATGACAGTTGTGACTAGGCATGAAAATTTCAATCTCATCCCCCTTCCCCTTGCATATTGGTTTCTTGTCTTGTCTGTCTTGTTGTTTTCTATCCTTTCTCTGTATGTTTGTCTTCCCACAATCCCACCAGTTAAGGTGAATTTTATGTTTTCGACAAATGCAGGCTGCAGCTATGTTTAAGGTTTTGAGAGAATCCCCTCCAATACCAGAAACATTGTCAACAGAGGGCAAGGATTTCCTTGAGTGTTGCTTTCGAAGAAGTCCTGCTGAGAGGCCATCAGCCAGCATGCTATTAGAACATCGTTTTCTGAGGACTTCGCACCATCCAGATGTTCCTGCTTGCACCCAAGTTTTCTCCGGAATGAAGTTGGCGGTAAGTCTAAACATTTAACAGATCAGTTTTAGTCATAAGTAGTACGTCTAGTTTGATGATATTATAACCAAATACTCATTACAGGATAAGGCTCAGTGTCCAAAAGAGCGGGCTAAACATAAAATTGATATGTTGCCCATCTCCTCAAGCACAACAGCTACCAAAGGGAAACTGGCATTTACTGGGTAGGCTTCTCTACATCACACCTCCCACCAACCAGTCTGCTCAGAAATTAGCCCtattaaactaataaattacTTCTGCAAGACCACCAGATACGGCTTCAtacatgattattctttttctccaGTGCAACTAATCAACGATCTCATCCTGAAACTTGCGACTCCGCAGTGGTCATTCGCCATTCCCCTCGATCTACTCTTGAGGCACTTCCAAGTTTATCTCCTCCGCATTCAAATCACATGGCACATAGTCCCAGATCTTCTCCAAATGTTCTCAATGGTATTCATGCGGGTGCTGGGAGAAATCATTTTTCTGTTCTCCCGGAGGACTCATGGAAGGGGCATTACTGACGTTTTCTGAAGTTGGTTGATTGTATTATATCATTGTTTCTATCTTAAAATGGCTCAATTCCCTCATGTCATCATGTGAACGTGGAGGAGTAATTTAAGTTCCAGTTGTGAATCTACATGAGAGCTGCAGTAAAGAGTGATCATATTTTGCATTGCCTTCTTTGATCATCAGCTCCCAGTTCACACCAACACCGACCGAGGGCCCTGTAAAAGGTTCATAGAAGTAATGTGGTTTGGTatttttgcttttgctttttgttttgttttttttttttttttttttcttcttctttatagcTTCAAATTCCAATTCTGGGTTGGGATGTTAAAAGCAGGTTTTTGAGAACATTAATTTAGGGTCTCAGTTCCAAAAGTTCTTAGTTCTTTGCTTACCCTAAAGCTTTCTTCTTATAAAATGTATACCAAAATTCAATCAAAGTGAGTTTGTAGATATTAGATTCAGTAGTTGGCCTGGTGATCAGATAGCCTGCATCgtaactttttcttttatttgaggAACTCCAAGGATGTGATGTAATTTATTACTCTAACAGTTGTCGGTAGAGGCTTCATGGTTGTGCTCTAGGTTGTTGGTCTAATATTTGTTAAATATGAGCACTCACTCTCACCTTATGTATTATGAATATGAATGTGCATAATGCAAAGATTCAAACTTTGTTGTGCTTTGCACTTGCATTTGTACAGGTGTTTGTTACCATTTTCATTTGCTCTCTTCTTTGATTGGGATGATGGTCAAGTTTTTGAATTCTGCTTACAGGTGGAGGTGAGTATCTGGGATTTGTTTATTAGTATTGTTAATTCTTTATAAGTGGATCTAGAAAGCTTTTCCATACTGAGCAGTTGTGTGTCATTAGATCATAAGCATGGGATGGGGTGGTCTGCTTGCTTCTTGCTTAGGTGCCCTAATCTGTCCGCTTCGTCCTGAGCTAGGGCTTTCAATAATGAATGTTGGCTTTAATGTTGGGTTCTTTGCTACTCTGTTTCTGACCAATCTAAACCgaacctgaacaggactgaaCAATCGCCACACACACCTTGACTAAGCCTTCTTCCCAGCTAGAGACCAGACCTTGTTGTAGAAGTGCTTAGTTGAGCGGGTTCCAACAAATAATAATATTGGAACTTTTTGGTTTTGAACCTCAAGGAAGATGAATAATTCTGTCCATTCTTTTAAAAGGTGCTTACTCGAAGGGATTTCAACAATGGACAAAATAAGAACCTTATTGAACTCAATGAAGATGAATTATTATGTAATTTTGTTGAGAGAGGAGCACTTCTTCATGccgaaaataataataatgctcCTGTATCAATGTTTTGTGGCTGCTCAAAATGATGCATCAAGTTCGATTTTGACCTTTGTGGCTTAGATATTTGGATGTGGTTTTTTCTATATTAACGTAGTGGAAGgaatttctttatttatcaCGTGGTAGGTTAGATAGGGTAAAAATTTTGTAGACAGATAGATCCCAAAATCCCCTATTCACATGtcaattttttatctttatcaAATGACAAAACAAAGCATTGAAAATTTAAAGAGAGATCCGAAAGTCAGAGTATCAATAGAAAAGCATCAACATACACGTGAGTGACATTAgattaaatggtaaaaaaattgaatttcacACTTAGTCTATTTAAGTCAATTTCCTAGAAATCAAACGGTCAGATTTCCATGTAATCAAATTAGATATGCCCTTTCACccaaataataagaaaaaagatatgCCTGTTAAAGATATTATTTCCTAAATAGTAGAGTGGTTGCTCTTGGGATGTTAGGAatcaaacatttttcacaatctgatttcaaaattatttataataatactAAAAGCAGTAGTTTTTAATATTCTGTTTGATGTTTATAATTGGAAATCTTATGTAGAACTTTAAACATATTCTATTTTGTGAAGCATGTGTATGATCTATTGAATATAGTTAGCTCATGAGATAGCTATTGTTGGCAACCATTATCGATTTCGATATCTAAATCCCTGATTGTTACTTACTTCATTTAACGGCTCAATTATATTGCTATATGGCCTTTCCTCTTCCTTTGTCAAAATCCTTTTTGTGAATAATATATCCACAAATTTAGAAGTCGatcaaaattcaaacatttTAAGCCTTCCCTCATTTTTTCgctctatttttccttttttctttggaaGAAGGAACACGACCCACCCTCATTCATAAGGGTAAACCCCCGGTCCACATATGACCCCGCATTTCACGCACCATGAAGACATTTTCGTGCAGGTGTGGTCGAGGGTCGTTGATGCATGGATTTAGTGCACAGTATTTGAGCATGAAGTTAGTTTCATCTTCAACCTTGAAGTTGATGATCATCTTCAAAACTCCTTGAACTTCTTAATCGATGAAGTACACTCCATAGTTTCATCCAACCATCTAAAAATGAAGTTATGAGGCATATTCCTGATATCAGAATAATTGCTTCATTTTTCTGAAATCTTTCAATCCAATATCAATTTTGAAGCAGGTCTACTTACCaaaaatgcatatcaaacatagccttaatctTCCTTCCATCTCTGCATTGGCAACAATCCCATTCTTCCTCTTGCGAGCTACAAGCTCTCCTCTTTTGGCCGATTCTCCATATGTTCAATGTTCATCCTTGACATCTCTGCATAAAAGAATGATACACCATCTCACTCCGGCATCTTGGGGATCTTCcaaccacaccccccccccttcttttttttttttttggtagaaggggAGTCTATTGTCATTCAGTATGTATGATGCACTTACATGGTTTTTACCTGGAAACAAACAGAGACAGCCTTAGGCCATTCAAGTACTCGTTGAAGCAGCCCCTGGAAATTCTCctgtttttatttaaatacctttgAGATGCTTTCTCAAGTCCCTATGATAGGGGTATTTATAAATAGTGAACAGTCATGCTGGCAGAAGTGCAACAACTAAGAATATACAGCTGGAAAGAACCATAACACAAAATCTTTCAAAGCCTTAAATTGATTCTACAACTCTCTATTCATTGAAGCAGCAAACCACAATGTGAATAAAACAGTATGATCTCTAACATGGAGGGAAGTGGCCAAAGATACAGAAAGACAGCATATAGCATAAACTACAGGTCTGGAAGAATAAAGAATTGTGCCTCCAAGCTGGCCCATAACTAGTGACTGAATACAAATATCTCTTCTGGTTGTATCCTAGATCATTTTAGGAACTTGTACCTGAATTAGTTTTTCATGCTGATGAAAAGCTGAACACAAAGATAGGTACCTTCAACATTGCGCCAACTGCTTCAAGGAACACTAACTTCACCCGTTCATCTGACCCTCTCCTCAACAGACCCCATCTTCCAGCAGCAAGTTGTTTAATAGCATAATGTCACACTCCATGTCATTTCACTCCTGAACAAGTGTAAAAATTGTTCATGATATGAGTTTGTCTGATTTGAAAAGCTCCCTTCATTTTActtggtgcagtgagcatctgTACCATGCTGAGTGCATTGGTGGTAACCCATGCTACCAAGAAATTCCCGAATCTCTTTGGCACTGCTTTTGCTAGCTTTCAGCAAGCGTTCGTCTTCCTCATATATTAGGTAGGGGGCTTTGCCTCTCTTTCTAGACAACAGTTTAGAGGCTCCTCTCAATACATGATATTCCCAACCTTGAACATCAATCTTGAGTAACATCACCTCTTCTGATTCTGGGATCACTTCGTCAAGAGGAATAGACCTCACTTGAAGCTCAATCTCCTCATTGGACTTGAATGCCAGCTTTGCACCAGTGGCAGAAACAGCACTGTTGTCCAGCCTTCCAACCAGCTagggggaaaaagaaggaaaagatgagAAACAATGTGGTCAAATGGGCTAGTGAACAATTATAAACACAAATTAAGAAGTCCCATACCTATTTATCCATCCATTCATAGGAGATGAGAATAAATATATGAGCAATAAAAAGGATCATGGAAAACATAGAAGCTCAATGCAAAAGCATGTTTAGTTTTACATTAACATTATAAACTAAATCTTGAAACAAAGGTAGCAAGTGAATAGAGTTAAGAACAAGAAATGCATTAGAATCCCCAAAAGAGAGCccttttagaaaaataaaaatcaattctttttctttttctttttctttttctgggggGAGGGTGGGGTTTGGTTAAAGATAGACCCTGGAGGGTTGATCACTTTTGTAGATGGGTTAAGCTCTTTGATTTAATAGCAAATGAGAGTGCAAATGACTTGGCTAGACAGGATGGAGACCAAGAGTCGGTTATGAAACTGATTGCCATCTTTGCCAGTATTCGTTTGCTTCGTCCCTGTCTCTTTGCTCAATTGTGGAAGGCCAATGCATTTGCCAGTTGGGGATTTTATCATTCATGCTCTCAAAATAAAGTAAGGGTGAAACACCTTCCTGGGTTGTGCAGTCCACCATGGAATCTATGGATTGCACACCTAATTGTGCCACACGAAGGATGTTTTGGCAATCCTGACACAATTGGATATCCTAGTGAATGGTTTGGATTGGCATGTGTCAAAATTTCAGACTCAAATTGAATCATATTCCCTCCCAGTAGCATGCACCCTCTCTTCCATCCTGGATtatttaatgctttattttaCCACTTGGCCAACTCCATTGGGATGCATTTTGATATGCAACTAGAGGACCACGGAATCTatctgtccacaaaatttcaaccaCATCCAACCTGCTAGATGGCACAAATAGATTCACAGTGGATGTCTAAAAACCGCTCCTGCAAGTTATTCATTAGGAGGAGATGCTTATTTGTCAAGGTTAGCCCTAGTTGCTATGCATCCAGggcccctccaatgccttgggttacCTAGACGTTGTTGCCActatggaaagaagagaaaaaaggttCCATCAAATCTGCCATTTTCAGCCACATGGACTGATGATTTGGTAGGTTTGCCCCAAGATACAGTAGGGACCCCCCAATAGACCACCTGTCAAATTTGGTGGCCTATAGCAAATATATGGCCCACCATTTATGGGCTTTCCACCTTGCTGTTTCAACGGTTGCTGTTGAGGTCATCTATGGATGACTTTTTAGACTTTTCAAACTTCTCTTTAATTTACAATGACACATGATATTGTTagattggtccaaaattttgaaTATAGAGACATGATGATGTGGACAACATGTCCACCAAATTAGAGCTACAACTAAACTGCAATGTGCTAGTTACCAAGGGTGTGATGGAATGGGTTCCCGTTACAGGTCCAGGCATGGCGGAACCTAGCTCCAAAAAGATAGAGAGAACATGAGAGGAGTTGCAGATACTACATAGACTATGGTATGAATAAATTCTTTTGGACACGTCGCAAATTAGAGCTGCAAATTAAAGCCCAAGCGGCCAAAGCAACATCCACCTAAGAACAagggtgaaaaaagaaaaggataaacccaaaggaaaagagaaaaggttTGTTTTGACGGTGTTCTCTTTCCCGTTTTACAGTATACCGCTAGAATCTAGATACTGACGTTCAAGTTGAGGCAATAACATGaaaattttgtaagaaattaCCCCTTTCCTTATCAGGTTCGGGGCTAATAAGAATGGTAGGGGCAACACTCCAAGAAAacctttttgggtttaaatatgTAAGGAATCAATAGGGAACTATTGTTGAGATATAAGAAACAAAAGGCAGTCTTCTCGTAGAAATCATTAATTTGATTTCTGGATGTGGTTAGATTTAATTTCTGTCAAATGTGTGCTCATCTCTTCACAACCCTCATTAAGAGATTCATTTTATGAGTGTGCTAGTACTGTAAGAACTAGATGGTTAACTTGAGTATTGCTTCTCAAGCTTCTTAAAAAGGCCAAAAAGACAGCCATTAGCAAATATCAAAGATCTATGCAAAAAGGTTTGGCTAAATGTTTTCTGAATGCTGACTGCCAAGCGACATCATATTTGATTATCAAGAAGACGAAGGCCATCTAAATGTGCATCAGAACCATTTCCTCATCTACCATAAACATCAATATCAAAGTCATCTTATaaactccatttttttatttagattgtAATCCATTAACTTTTCACCATATCAGGCACAATAATAGTCAATCATGGGTTCCGGTTGGCCATGCAACCCTTCTTGTATACCAATATCTCTCttggcctctttttttttcagataACCAAGCAGTTCTGTTGATATGGAAAAGAGAtacaacagcagcagcaacatcACGAGGGACCAGCCCAAGAGAGGCCCAGTGACCCTActacaattgaaaaaaaaaagggtgggtgGGGAGGGGATGAATTTTGATAGACCATACTAGGGCAGCTACCATCTCACAGATTTTGTTAATGTTGATTCATTGAAATctgggggaaaaaagaaaaaaaaaatggtaaactTAGGAATGAGTAAGGATTTTCCTGACAGAAAAGAGACAACATCAATTCACTAATCACTACTACGTTCCACCTTTATATTAGGAGGGAAGCcctaaaaataatgaaagagCAATCAAAAACCTCCTTGTCACACCGGTTGATCTTTTGATTTTCCTATTTTCCATAGTCATGATAGACTACGAACTGCTTCCACGCACTCCAAAAAGCTAATTGAATTGATCCATCAGTACATCTGAAGGCTTTTAACAACAAAACATAGGAGTGACTTTTAGCTTTTCATCATTTCAATTGTTCAAGATCAGCATCCATGAGACTGATCGCAAAATTCCAATTTCTGACAACCTGAAGCTTGCTCAGAAGAGCTCTCTTATGGTACTCATAAGTGGTACCAGTCAAGTTTTTTTGGTATTGAAGATGGCAAATCCAACTCCTCAAATGCATAACATGCCATACACAAAGTTTTGCACAGAAAATGGGATGTAGAAGGGACAAAATCCAAAGATGAAACACTCGGGAAGGAGACAAGGTTGAAAGGGATTTAAATTTGAGGGCaagcaagagaagaagatataAATAACCAGCTTGAAAGGTAATATTATGTAGCTGAGGTCAAGTAGCAGAGGCAAAATTtgttagaagaagaaatggccAATCAAGATATTCCAGGCTACCATTTAAGTACAAATAGTTCAACATACTGATCTTTCCTCACAACTTGTTTGAATAACCAGCTCGAAAGGTAACATTATGTAGCTTAGACAAGTGAATTTCGAGTTATCTGACTAATACAATAAGAGGAACTGAATGGATTTTGTACcaacaatgagagagagaaaagtatGGTAATTAAACTGCCCTAATCAAACTATGCCCATTATCAGAAACTGAAATATAGTATAAACACCTTAACACTTTCCAGATCACAACGCAAACTAGAAAACCAACAGAAACAAAGAGATAAACTAGAGCTGTGaggagatgaaagaaaaaacgAGACTCAACACACAATATCCAAAAACCAAAGGCTAAACAACGAAACGAGTACCTTATGGAAAGTGATATTCCCAAGCCGATCCGAAGCAGCAGCCTCAAACAGAGTAACCCGGTCCCGAACTCGATTCAGGAAAACCCCATCACAAATCCTCTGCAGATTCTCAAAAACAGGCTCAAATGCCAAGACCTTGAACCCCATAGCAGCGGCAGCGAAACTCGCCATTCCCACATTTGCACCCACATCGACGACATATCCACCATCTCCTCCTCCACCTTGCTGTCTCAACTTCTCCAGAACCTCCTGAATTGTCACAGAGATATCTGGTTTCCTGAAAAGCTTCCCTTTGAGCATTCGAACGATGTTCTTGTGAGGCTTATCGGGTAGCGAACCCAGATCAGCAAGAGAGTAAAGAAACGGGTAACGGACACCTTCGACGACATTAGCAATCACCGGGTAACCCTGAGGGCATTTGTAACAATCGAAAGGTTGGATCGAACGGAAGGGAAATGGGGTTTTGAATGTCAGCTCTTTAGTGAAATTTGGGTTTGGACTTGAGCTTCGAGAGAAGTAtaagaggaagatgagaagaaaaacAAGCGGGAAGAGTAAGAGGAGGTTCCGAGAAGAGAGAACTGGTGAGgatttctcctttttccagGCATTTGCCATAGAAAAGAAGCTCTCGATGACTCCGCGATTTGGAGTTTTCACTGTAGTTCTGTAACTGATCCGATACTTCGAGCTCACTAACGTGCGCTATAGGTGGAGTGTTTGGTTTTGTGGCCCATGAGCCCATTAGCAGGCTCAAGCCCATCATAGGAGTAAAAGGCCAAAACTTCTGGACACGCGTTAGGATATGATTGGTCTGATAGCGAATGAACTACAAAACGTCTTAGAGGCGGGAGAGTAGAAGAAGATCCGAGCAAGTTGCAGACGAACTTGGATGAAAATGGAGCGACCGGCATCAAAGGAGCTTCAAGAAATGGCAAAAATAGCCTTCGAGAAAACCCAACCTTACAAATCCAGTCAAACCCATTTGCTGCGGTCGCGTGTAATGAGAGAAGGCCGATAAGATCTCTCATCAATCACAGATGTTCGTATTTGGGCGGGGAATGTGGAATTGTGGAATTGTGGATTCAATATCAGAAGCAGTTAGTTACAAAAACTTTCAAGCTCAGGAGACTAAACACCAAAGcgaagaatagagagagagaaatcatagAGGAAAAGAAATGGCACAAGCGAACGCAGAAGAAAAGTTTAATGAATCCAGGGAAGgggagatgaagatgatgaatgatAAGAAAACTGAAACTACTTCGTTCAAATTCAATGCCCAAGCAGAAGAATTTGTTCCCAGAGCGCAAACCCAGATGCCTCTTTCGGGTTATTTTTATCCATGTTTTGATTTTCTCGGTGGGAGTAGCGGGTCTGATTGGTTCTATGTTGCAGAGCGAGAACCAGTACAGCTGATTCCTAGTTCCAATATTGCAGTCCCCAACTCTAACAAGAATTTCCTCACTAATGATCTACGCCAAAAGATCATTAAACAGGTATAaggttcttgttttttttatggatttgatttttcttgtggatgcttttctttcttaagtaaCTTAGATGATGATCTGTGAATTGGgtttccattgatttcttttttctggAAACTTGCAAATTCTAATCAGGACAACCCTTCCtttgaatttgaaaacaaaatgtAGGAAAATTTTGTGGTGGAAGACTTGAAAGATGTTTCATATGTCATTATTTCCTTTTCAATTCTTGATAAATCGTACAATTCGATTCTGTATGGGAATCAACTTTCTTGCATAACCTTCGCACTCAGATCTTGTTGATTTCAGCATTTCAAAACTCATAGGCATGTAAGGTAGACAAAGTCTGCTTCATGTCTGCATACCTGCAAAATCTTAACAGATAAAACAGAGCCATTGGCTTTGTTTGATAACAAATCACCCTTATTTGTCTGTTGTTTTTATTGGTAGATCACTCTTTTAATTCAAGGTCATCTTTCATCTAGCCATCCCAAGTAGCTTTATGCCTTTATCATTcccaatttgattttgattcaatatTTTGTGATGAAATATGAGAAGCAATTCTACTGGAGTTTAGTAAATTTTCTCAGCATTCATATCCAATCTTGAATTGCTACATGTCTTTCCAGCACCCTGAAAATTCATTTCAGAGTGGCAAATTTGGGAAGCATTATCGAATATGGTTGTTTTGTAAAACTAGATGTCCTCTACTTTTTCTCCATCCTGCAAAGAGTTCAAATAGTATTTTTTCCAAATTACAGATAGACCATACCTTGGCTTTGTTGTCTTTGTTGTCTTTGTTGTCTTTGTTGTCTTTGTTGTCTTTGTTATAGGGTTCCAGATAGAGCCATCTTTGTCAGCGGGGCACAGGCAATATCTTCCTTAATAGATGGACTCAAATCTTCATGCTGCCGTGAACTTTTGGTTTCATTGAGGTTCCAATTCCCATGCTTCCAGATAGTTCTGGCATAGTGTATCTTTCCTGAATCCATGATAAAACCAACCCAAGCATTCTTGTCTGAGTTAAAATTTCCTGTCTCTGTGGGTATGTGCATGATGGTTTTCTAGGTTATGTTctgtatttcatttttttccccacaTCTTTTACCTGATAGGGATTGGACTCCTACATTGACATTACACATTTACACCAAGGCTTAATTATATCTTATAATTCTTTATCGGACACCCAGTTTCAGTTTTGAATGTATGTTCATTTTGTGTCTGAAATTGATCTGCATGCATTGCAGGTTGAGCACCAATTCAGTGATATGAGTTTGGTAGCAAGTGATTTATTAGCAAAACATACACATAAAGATCCTGAAGGTTATGGTAAGTATACCTGTATTGATTAGACAAGTATAACCTCTCTGGATACTATTATTGCTTGGGCAATTGTTTGATATTATTAGTTTCTTAACAATTTTAATACA includes the following:
- the LOC122074681 gene encoding uncharacterized protein LOC122074681, encoding MANAWKKEKSSPVLSSRNLLLLFPLVFLLIFLLYFSRSSSPNPNFTKELTFKTPFPFRSIQPFDCYKCPQGYPVIANVVEGVRYPFLYSLADLGSLPDKPHKNIVRMLKGKLFRKPDISVTIQEVLEKLRQQGGGGDGGYVVDVGANVGMASFAAAAMGFKVLAFEPVFENLQRICDGVFLNRVRDRVTLFEAAASDRLGNITFHKLVGRLDNSAVSATGAKLAFKSNEEIELQVRSIPLDEVIPESEEVMLLKIDVQGWEYHVLRGASKLLSRKRGKAPYLIYEEDERLLKASKSSAKEIREFLGSMGYHQCTQHGTDAHCTK